A window of the Sabethes cyaneus chromosome 1, idSabCyanKW18_F2, whole genome shotgun sequence genome harbors these coding sequences:
- the LOC128743479 gene encoding 60S ribosomal protein L7a: MVNKKPTKKKVQGKKVAAAPLAVKKVEVKKVVNPLFEKRVKNFGIGQNVQPKRDLSRFVRWPKYIRIQRHKAVLQKRLKIPPPINQFSQALDKHTAQQLFKLLEKYRPENPIAKIQRLKAKAEAKAADKPEPPTKKSNQLRQGANTVVKLVEQKKAQLVVIAHDVDPIELVIYLPALCRKMNIPYCIIKSKSRLGTLVYRKTCTCVALTQVDNSDRANLGKLVETIKTNFNDRYEEIRKHWGGGLLGPKSMARIAKLEKAKARELTQKTL; the protein is encoded by the exons ATGGTTAATAAGAAG CCAACCAAGAAGAAGGTACAGGGCAAAAAGGTTGCCGCTGCCCCATTGGCCGTCAAAAAAGTTGAGGTTAAAAAAGTGGTCAATCCTCTGTTTGAAAAGCGCGTTAAAAACTTTGGAATCG GTCAGAATGTGCAGCCGAAGCGTGATCTGTCCCGTTTCGTACGTTGGCCGAAATACATTCGTATCCAGCGTCATAAGGCGGTGCTGCAGAAACGTTTGAAGATTCCGCCACCAATTAACCAGTTCTCGCAGGCTCTGGATAAGcacacagctcagcagctgtttaAGCTCTTGGAGAAATATCGTCCAGAGAACCCGATTGCCAAGATTCAGCGGCTGAAGGCTAAGGCTGAAGCAAAGGCCGCCGATAAACCGGAACCACCGACTAAGAAGAGCAATCAGTTGCGTCAGGGAGCCAACACCGTTGTCAAGCTAGTGGAACAGAAGAAGGCCCAACTGGTCGTGATCGCTCATGATGTTGATCCGATTGAG CTGGTTATCTATCTGCCTGCCCTGTGCCGAAAGATGAATATCCCTTACTGCATCATCAAGAGCAAGTCTCGGCTAGGAACACTCGTCTATCGTAAGACCTGTACCTGTGTGGCGCTCACTCAGGTTGACAATTCGGACCGGGCGAACTTGGGCAAATTGGTGGAAACCATCAAGACCAACTTCAACGATCGCTACGAAGAGATCCGCAAGCACTGGGGAGGTGGTCTGCTCGGCCCCAAGAGTATGGCTCGCATTGCCAAGCTGGAGAAGGCAAAGGCCCGAGAACTGACCCAGAAAACGCTCTAA